The nucleotide sequence ACTTCTTTCTTTTCCCCTTTCAtttcaattaatcataatttctTGAACCACCAAAACTGAAATTGAATCTCGATTTTGTTTTCAGAGATTCATTCATAGAAGACAAAATGGGTCGAGTAGATGCAGCTGGTTCAAAGGGAAAGAAGAAGGGAGTTATAACATTCACCATTGACTGTGCCAAGCCCGTTGAAGACAAGATCATGGACATCGCTTCTCTCGAAAAGTTCCTTCAAGAGAGAATTAAGGTTGGTGGTAAACCCGGTGCTCTTGGTGATGCTGTTACTGTTTCAAGGGAAAAGAGCAAGATTGCTGTTACTTCTGATAGCAACTTCTCCAAACGGTTATTCTCTATTCTTAGTCTTGTTATGTAGATTTGATTGGAGGATTTGTGTT is from Medicago truncatula cultivar Jemalong A17 chromosome 1, MtrunA17r5.0-ANR, whole genome shotgun sequence and encodes:
- the LOC11426422 gene encoding 60S ribosomal protein L22-2, which encodes MGRVDAAGSKGKKKGVITFTIDCAKPVEDKIMDIASLEKFLQERIKVGGKPGALGDAVTVSREKSKIAVTSDSNFSKRYLKYLTKKYLKKHNVRDWLRVIASNKDRNVYELRYFNIAENEGEEED